A DNA window from Nerophis lumbriciformis linkage group LG33, RoL_Nlum_v2.1, whole genome shotgun sequence contains the following coding sequences:
- the LOC133575706 gene encoding uncharacterized protein isoform X1, with protein sequence MCERTIAKYEEELCPTKEEKERQHQLRDAQVVLHRTDVCEEHLSEQQEWSFRMGKEEPQPSYYKEEDKDPLNPHFKDKEEVPETSHFKKKVNDALTPNIKQDKNEPLTTHIKDEEEEHSISQEGEHIEGLVEFPVTGVPVKSEDDEVKGESEEKKGVEPPTQHMTTEADGDHCGGSQADKLLAPLSDSEDTTSHSPDTDDEDSKDDKTNTHFKCSHCDKTFKYLSSLKRHTSTHTGEKPFSCSICGKGFVESFRLKVHVRTHTGEKPFICSICSKGFVDSCTLKVHMGTHTGEKPFSCSICEKGFVQSHNLKVHMRIHTGEKPFICSICGKGFVQSPKLKVHMRTHTGEKPFSCSICGKGFTQRSCLKIHKTTHTGEKIFICSICGKGFVLSNYLKVHMRTHTGEKPFSCSICGKGFVERFKLKVHMRSHTGEKPFICSICSKGFVESCTLKVHMRTHTVEKPFICSICSKGFVESCQLKVHMRTHTGEKPFSCSICGKGFVLSKYLKVHMRTHTGEKPFSCSVCGKCFVYSHNLKVHMRTHTVKSLLPAT encoded by the exons atgtgcgaaagaacgatagcaaagtacgaggaggaactttgcccaacaaaagaggagaaggagcgacaacatcaactacgggacgctcaagttgtgttacacagaacag acgtctgtgaagaacatctctctgagcaacaggagtggagcttcaggatggggaaggaggagccacagccctctTATTATAAAGAGGAAGACAAGGACCCACTCAACCCCCACTTTAAAGACAAAGAGGAGGTGCCAGAAACCTCACACTTTAAAAAGAAAGTGAATGATGCACTGACCCCCaacattaaacaggacaagaatgAACCACTGACCACCCACATTAAAgatgaagaggaggaacacagcatcagtcaggagggagagcatattgaaggactggtggagttcccagtgactggtgtccctgtgaagagtgaagatgatgaggtcaaaggtgaaagtgaggagaagaaagGGGTGGAGCctccaacacaacacatgacaacagaagctgatggagaccactgtggaggatcacaagcagacaagctcttagctccactatcagatagtgaggacacaacgtcacactctcctgacactgatgatgaagactctaaagatgataagacaaacactcacttcaaatgttctcactgcGACAAAACCTTTAAATACCTTAGTTCTCTGAAAAGACACACGAGTactcacactggagaaaaacctttttcttgttcaatctgtggtaaaggttttgtagaaaGTTTTAGATTAAAAGTACACGTGAGAactcacactggtgaaaaaccttttatctgttcaatctgcaGTAAAGGTTTTGTAGACAGTTGCACATTGAAAGTACACAtgggaacacacactggtgaaaaacctttttcttgttcaatctgtgaaaaaggttttgtacaaagtcataatttgaaggtgcacatgagaatacacactggtgaaaaaccttttatctgttcaatctgtggtaaaggattCGTACAAAGTCCCaaattgaaagtacacatgagaacacacactggtgaaaaacctttttcttgttcaatctgtggcaaaggttttacacaaaggtcatgtttgaaaatacacaaaacaacacacacaggagaaaaaatatttatttgttcaatctgtggtaaaggttttgttctAAGTAACTATTTGaaagtgcacatgagaacacacactggtgaaaaacctttctcctgttcaatctgtggcaaAGGTTTTGTAGAACGTTTTAaattaaaagtacacatgagatcacacactggtgaaaaaccttttatctgttcaatctgcaGTAAAGGGTTTGTAGAAAGTTGCacattgaaagtacacatgagaacacacactgttgaaaaaccttttatctgttcaatctgcagtaaaggttttgtagaaagttgccaattgaaagtacacatgagaacacacactggtgaaaaacctttttcttgttcaatctgtggtaaaggttttgtgcTAAGTAAATATTTGaaagtgcacatgagaacacacactggtgagaaacctttctcctgttcagtctgtggtaaatGTTTTGTATATAGTcacaatttgaaagtacacatgagaacacacactgtgaAAAGCCTtttaccagcaacttga
- the LOC133575706 gene encoding uncharacterized protein isoform X2, translated as MGKEEPQPSYYKEEDKDPLNPHFKDKEEVPETSHFKKKVNDALTPNIKQDKNEPLTTHIKDEEEEHSISQEGEHIEGLVEFPVTGVPVKSEDDEVKGESEEKKGVEPPTQHMTTEADGDHCGGSQADKLLAPLSDSEDTTSHSPDTDDEDSKDDKTNTHFKCSHCDKTFKYLSSLKRHTSTHTGEKPFSCSICGKGFVESFRLKVHVRTHTGEKPFICSICSKGFVDSCTLKVHMGTHTGEKPFSCSICEKGFVQSHNLKVHMRIHTGEKPFICSICGKGFVQSPKLKVHMRTHTGEKPFSCSICGKGFTQRSCLKIHKTTHTGEKIFICSICGKGFVLSNYLKVHMRTHTGEKPFSCSICGKGFVERFKLKVHMRSHTGEKPFICSICSKGFVESCTLKVHMRTHTVEKPFICSICSKGFVESCQLKVHMRTHTGEKPFSCSICGKGFVLSKYLKVHMRTHTGEKPFSCSVCGKCFVYSHNLKVHMRTHTVKSLLPAT; from the coding sequence atggggaaggaggagccacagccctctTATTATAAAGAGGAAGACAAGGACCCACTCAACCCCCACTTTAAAGACAAAGAGGAGGTGCCAGAAACCTCACACTTTAAAAAGAAAGTGAATGATGCACTGACCCCCaacattaaacaggacaagaatgAACCACTGACCACCCACATTAAAgatgaagaggaggaacacagcatcagtcaggagggagagcatattgaaggactggtggagttcccagtgactggtgtccctgtgaagagtgaagatgatgaggtcaaaggtgaaagtgaggagaagaaagGGGTGGAGCctccaacacaacacatgacaacagaagctgatggagaccactgtggaggatcacaagcagacaagctcttagctccactatcagatagtgaggacacaacgtcacactctcctgacactgatgatgaagactctaaagatgataagacaaacactcacttcaaatgttctcactgcGACAAAACCTTTAAATACCTTAGTTCTCTGAAAAGACACACGAGTactcacactggagaaaaacctttttcttgttcaatctgtggtaaaggttttgtagaaaGTTTTAGATTAAAAGTACACGTGAGAactcacactggtgaaaaaccttttatctgttcaatctgcaGTAAAGGTTTTGTAGACAGTTGCACATTGAAAGTACACAtgggaacacacactggtgaaaaacctttttcttgttcaatctgtgaaaaaggttttgtacaaagtcataatttgaaggtgcacatgagaatacacactggtgaaaaaccttttatctgttcaatctgtggtaaaggattCGTACAAAGTCCCaaattgaaagtacacatgagaacacacactggtgaaaaacctttttcttgttcaatctgtggcaaaggttttacacaaaggtcatgtttgaaaatacacaaaacaacacacacaggagaaaaaatatttatttgttcaatctgtggtaaaggttttgttctAAGTAACTATTTGaaagtgcacatgagaacacacactggtgaaaaacctttctcctgttcaatctgtggcaaAGGTTTTGTAGAACGTTTTAaattaaaagtacacatgagatcacacactggtgaaaaaccttttatctgttcaatctgcaGTAAAGGGTTTGTAGAAAGTTGCacattgaaagtacacatgagaacacacactgttgaaaaaccttttatctgttcaatctgcagtaaaggttttgtagaaagttgccaattgaaagtacacatgagaacacacactggtgaaaaacctttttcttgttcaatctgtggtaaaggttttgtgcTAAGTAAATATTTGaaagtgcacatgagaacacacactggtgagaaacctttctcctgttcagtctgtggtaaatGTTTTGTATATAGTcacaatttgaaagtacacatgagaacacacactgtgaAAAGCCTtttaccagcaacttga